TTGGATTGTTCTTAACAATCCTTTTTGTATTTCACTGACTTTGCAAAAAAAAATAAGTTAGACCTAACAACAAACTAATATAATGTTAGTATTAATCTATATAGGGCATAGTTAGGGGGATTAACCGCGGCCCGGCTCcccttaaaataatttttttttatttagatcttttaaaatttttaaaattttaaattagtaaagataaattGTACTTTAcctcttaaaaatgataaaaatttatttaatcatttaaaattataaagatatagaatactaaaatgataaaattatattttactatcataaaattacaatttaatttcgattTGAAAACTTTTTTAACTTCCCTGAATCCATACAAGTATCCCAAttcaaattaattaactaaacaacTAACCAGAATAAATATGAGAGAGAAAATAAGAGATTCTATTATTTGTATCTGAAGtgaaaatatattcataattTTTATTGGTATTATTTGTATGTTTTTGTACAGGTTTAGGAAAGTAGTACATCACACACTTTTGCAATatactaatattatatatatatatatatatatatatatatatatatttatatttatatttatatttatattataccaCAAAAACTGGCTGTTTATTTCATAAATCATGGCTGATGAGTCCTTAGTTGTTCTTTAATTGGTAAGGGCTTCATAGATCCCTTTGGTAGCATTATATCCAATAGTACCAACCAAGTTAAACCCAAATAACCCTTTGATTGCTCATGGCCATGCCCGTTTTGCAATACACCGCGAAGTCCTCGCAGTTGTTGAGGGAAAAATTGTAGCTCCGGAAGCTCTTGTCTTTGAGCAGACGATAGGCGGTTTCGACAACTTGGTTCGCCGGTCTGCAATCCCAAATGCTGCAAGAACCAGAGCGTTTGAAAACCAGTTTTAAGTAAGAAACGTCGTATTCGTAGCGGTAGAGTGAATAGACATTGAGGAAGCAATCGAGGCAAGTTTTGAAGATCCCTGCCTGGGGCGTGAACCCACATCTTTCGCAGGGTTTTAGGTTGTAAGTCTTGCTTGGTCCCATCAGATGAATCACCATTTGATCTCCCACATATATGCCTGGTTTAATCACAGGTCTCCCTTTTATTTAGAAATCATGTAATAACCATTATGTGTGAAATTTAACTGGGAACATACACTTGTATCCAATATCCATTCCACCTAGAACTTAGGTCAATTGCTTCtttcttttttaacttttttttaattaaaaaaatcactTAGTGATAATAAATTCATGAATGAATGTTATTGGATTTTCCATCCAAAAGAAGCCAAAAAAAAATTAGGTAACTTATAATATTTTCTTCGTGCTCTTTaaggaaatgaaaaagaaaaaataagagcCAGAGAGAGTGTACCATGGTGAAAATAGAGACGTGATTTCCTATCAGAAAATATGTGATCTCTTGGTCTTAGAGCGTCTATTCTTACtgttttcatctttttaattcCCTCACCATTTAAACTTCTATATGTTTGTTATACGTCCTTCTTTAACCCCCCCCCCCCATATATAGAATTGTGATGTTGAAGCCAAAACATTCAACAAAGAGAGAATCCATAATAAGTATGAAGAAtcgtataaatttatatatatatatatatatatatatgtagatgCCACTTTACAACCTACTTTAGATTTAAGGAGGATTATTATTATGTCATACTCGTAAACCCGAAAGCAAAAAGACCCAAAGATGTTATAATAAAATATCTAATGCGCAGATAATAGGGAAGAAACAAAAGGGGAGTTGCCAAATGTTGGTGTTATGAACAAAGAGCAGCCTTGACACATAAAGGCTTGAGCAACAAGGCTCGAGACTGGCAAACAAACAAGCTAAAAATTGATTGATAAAGAAGGATGAGAACAAAAAGATTGAGAGAGTATATTGAATGAATAATTCTTGTGAATTTCATTAACATGAACAATGGCATAATGCCAATACAAATTTCAAACATTTTTCTGATCAAGGTAAGGCTAACATCACCTAAACATTACCTAACTCCATTAATTACATTGAAACTTGAAAGAGTAAACTTGTACACTTAGTAAAGTT
Above is a genomic segment from Gossypium arboreum isolate Shixiya-1 chromosome 8, ASM2569848v2, whole genome shotgun sequence containing:
- the LOC108464794 gene encoding protein LEAD-SENSITIVE 1-like, whose translation is MKTVRIDALRPRDHIFSDRKSRLYFHHGIYVGDQMVIHLMGPSKTYNLKPCERCGFTPQAGIFKTCLDCFLNVYSLYRYEYDVSYLKLVFKRSGSCSIWDCRPANQVVETAYRLLKDKSFRSYNFSLNNCEDFAVYCKTGMAMSNQRVIWV